ccgggttcacaccattcttctgcctcagcctcccgaattgctgggactacaggcgcccaccaccatgcctggctaattttttgtagttttttagtagagacggggtttcgtcatgttagccaggatgtcttgatctcctgacctcatgatctgcccgcctcgacctcccaaagtgctgggattacagttgtgagccactgtgcccagccagtaactccttgctatttgtttatttatttatgtatttatttatttatttatttagagacagtgtctcactctgtcgcctaggctggagtgcagttcactgcaatctctgcctcccgggctcaggcaattctcctggctcagcctcccaagtagctgggattacagtttgtgtgccaccacacccagctaatttttttttttttttttttttttttgagacggagtctggctctgtcgtccaggctggagtgcagtggccagatctcagctcactgcaagctccgcctcctgggtttacgccattctcctgcctcagcctcctgagtagctgggactacaggcgcccgccacctcgcccggctggttttttgtattttttagtagagacggggtttcaccgtgttagccaggatggtctcgatctcctgacctcgtgatccacccgtcttggcctcccaaagtgctgggattacaggcttgagccaccgcgcccagcctaattttgttttttttttgtatttttggtagagaccacgttggccaggctggtcttaagctcctgacctcaagtgatctgcctgcctcgggctcccaaagtgctgggattacaggtgtgagccaccatgcccggccctgtaACTAACATTTGATAGTGCTTTACAATttcaaagcactttttaaaaacagagatgaggtcgcactctgtcgcccaggctagagtgcagtgccatgatcacaactcactgcagcctcatcctcctcgGCTCAACCAGTTTTCCCatctcagtctctggagtagctgggactacaggcatgctccaccttgcctggctatttttttatttttatttttagtagagacaaggtctcactgagtttcctaggctggtctcgaactcctgaactcaaacaatcctcccacctcagcctcccaaagtgttgggattccaggtgtgagccattgtgcctgccCTCATAGCACTTTCATAAACATCCTTATTTGTACTATACATGCAGCATTTCATAAACATGTATTATATACCAGGAAATGGGCTCCATACACCTCTCTTGTCTCAAAGAGGTGATTTGACTTATCTGAGGTTACCCAGCTACTAAAACATCacttaatccatattgagttttTTGACCTAAAATTTCATGTCCCTTTCACTATGTCTCTCTCCTTTATGATCAGTGCAAACCCTGGAGAATGGAACTGTGTGTATTCTTTAAGACAGCACTAGAAGGAAGATGTTTGGGTCCTTTCCCTAGCCTGAGAAACCATCACTGCTTGCCTGGCCACAGCAAGGAGGGACGGGCAGAGAAGGACCTTGACTTTCCTCCCTAGGGCTCAGCAGGGTTGGTAGTAACCTAGTCAGCTCTCAGGAACCACACAGACTTGTGCTGGTTATTCAGGCAGATTGCTAACTTGTTCATTAGCTCCCATCAGAGATAGAGTAGTGGCTCCTGATGACGGGAACCCACTCTTGTAGCATTTAAAAGGCTCTGGTTTGGCCAAGCAGCAGCggtttatgcttgtaatcccagggaggctgaggtgggaggatcccttgagcctaggagttggaggccagcctgggcaacattgtaagaagaccctgtcttcagccagaaaaaaaaaaaaaggccctggtTCATTCAGGAAACCGTCTTTCTTGCTGAGTCTATAGCTGAGATCCATCAATTAGATTGTACGCTGTTCTTCGTTGGCTCCTGGGGCACACTACTCCTCCTTCAGGAGCATGAACAACCCCATTCTACTTCACTACCACCACACACTTGTATCCAACTCAAAAGGTACTTCTTAAgtgcctctctcctttctcttctccctcagaaGAAAATTCATTTCAGAAGCAAATTCATTATACATCATTTCATTTTTGGCCTGTGGATAGGAGCAAAGCTGTATTCAGACTAACCAGGCCCAGGTACAAAAAACCTGTAGCTCATTCTACCTCGGATTCGTCTCTTGATTTCTGTTTCTGAACAACTAGCCTTCCTGCCTGTTAATCTTCTGAGCGTAGTTGTGTTTAATACTTTTTACTTCCTCATTTGAGGTGACATAGCTGTCTAAGGTCAGCTGTGCTCCTTCTGTGAGGCAGAAACTGCCTTTTTAGGAATCTTTTCCTTGGTCTGAGACCATGAAAATACAAAgcacagccgggcgtggtggctcacacctgtaatcccagcactttgggaggctgaggcaggcagatcatgaggtcaggaattcgagaccagcctggccaatgtggtgaaaccccgtctctactaaaaaaatataaaaattagccagtgtggtggtgggcacctgtagtcccagtactcaggaggctgaggcagaagaattgctcgaactcggaaggcagaggttgcagtgacccgaggtcgcgccactgcactccagcttaggtgacagagcaagactccatctccaaaaaaaaaaaaaaaaaggaaaatacaaagaagtacTACTTCTCGAATATATGGAGGCATTTCTGCAGTTAAGGGAGTGAGCAGCTTTGAATAGTAACTGAAGTTGCTCAGTAAGTCCTGAGCAAAGACCGTGGTGTCCCCATTGATGTGACAATAAAGGATTCTGGTGATCCAGTGACCACTGAGGCCAGAATCTCTGTGTCAGCTGCACtaactttctctcctttccctagGTTGGTTTATAAGTGGTTCCTGCTAATCTATAAAATCAGCTATGCCACTGGCATCGTTGGCTACATGGCTGTCATGTTTACCCTCTTTGGTCTTAACTTATTATTCAAGTGAGtaccctttgtttttgtttttgctggagTTTGGGGAAGAGTGGCTGTTGAGATGTACCTCTTGCTGCAAGTCGTGGTTATTAACAGGAGGGACATATTATCCAGGATAGGAGACTTGGGTGCTGTGGAGGAATGGGCGAAGACAGGCTCTCCATGATTTGTGCTGGCAGAAAGCAAGGAATGTCTGAATATATACAGTGTCAAAGtcctaaatcattttatattttccaaggCTTTATATTTTAGTGGAAAAGTCTAGTAACCAAAGTAAGCATAATAGTTATTATAACCTGCTATCCATAATTCTGTCACTTTAACAGAGCTGTTTTTCTCATCGGTGTGTACTGTTCATTTGCAACATCCACTCTGCATGAATGGCCTTATGTTCAACCAggccaggggttggcaaactgtgCCCTCTGTGCCAAATAGCCCACAACCTGTTATtatgaaataaagttttactggaacatagtcatgctcattcatttatatattgccTGTGGCTGTTTTTCCACTAAAACAGCAGAGTTGAATAGTCATGATAAAGATCATATGGGctacaaaacctaaaatatttaccatctggccctttataggaaaagtttgctgactcttgGGCTAGACCATCAACCTACATGACCATGGTTGGCTACAGCTAGCAACAGATTTGACTTAGAAggatacaaaacaaaaagatagagCAGAGCAGTGTCTGCAGTCTTCACAGTAGACTCAGAGCTTAGGTGTGAGGGAATGAGATGACACAGACTGGTGTGGAAGCCACCCTGGCCTAGGAGCCCCATTCCCGCAGGAACACATCCAGTTTCAAGAATGTCCCAGTCCAGATGCGTTGTACTAATCACAGGTCATAATTAGTGTTTCCTGTCATATAGCTGACATTCGACAAGATTTCTCAGGAAACAGTTGTAGAAAGTTAAGCCATGGATGTTAAGTCCTGCTTCATTTTtgggcacttaggttgtttcAATTTAGTACCGTCATAGATAACGCTGCTCTGTTGCTTCCTAAGGGTGCATTCCTAGGAATGGAATTTTGGCTGTTGCCTCAGTTGTCATAAGCCTTCCAGAAGATCTCTATTAGCTTACAGGTCTTCCTACCCCGAATTGAGTCAGGTGCCAAGAAATCCTGAGCTCAAAGACTGGAGCGTACAGTGAGTCAGTGAGGCAGATGAGGGTGGAAATATGATTTCTTGGATGAAATACTGGTGGCTGTGGACAGTGGATCATGAGGAGCCCTAAGCCTAGGACAGTGCACTGAATCTAGAGATTTAGGATTCAAATTTAAGATAATGAATGGAATGATTACTGGCCTCTTCCCTGAGCCTAGTTATATTGTAGGCAGGAGTCTCTGAAAGGAGTTTATTTTAggacaagtaaaaataaatcctggccaggtgtggtggctctcgcttgtaatcccagctatttgggaggctgaggcaggaggactgcttgaggccaggagttcaagaccaagctgggcaacatattgagaccctcaactccaaaaaaaaagaaaagaaaattagctgggtgtagtggcgtgcacctgtatccccagctactcaggaggctgaggcgggaggattgcttgagcccagaagttcaaggctgcagtgagctatgattgtgccactgcactccagcccaggtgacaaagggagacccccatctcgaaaaaaaaatataaataaaataaatcctattTTATATAGTGAGAGCACACTCATGAAATTCTTTCTTCCAGGGGTAGTACAGGCTGAAAGAATAAACAGGCTCCTGAAGGGTTTAGATGAATTCATCACTGTAGAGTCAAACACATCTTGTCGAAGAAAACAGATATCTCCTGGAAACTTTCTAACCTGTATGgttaaacaaaaaaatcaagattctgtattatgggttttttttttctattttttttttttgagatggagtcatgctttattgcccaggctagagtgcagtggctctctgcaacctccacctcccgagtagcgggttcaaatgattctcctgcctcagcctcctgaatagctgggactacaggcgtgtgccaccacacccggttaatttttgtatttttagtaaggatggggtttcaccatgttggccaggctggttttgaactgacttcaggtgatccacctgccttggcctcccacaagtgttgggattacaggcgtgagccaccacgcctggcctctgcattatgttttaaatataattcttcTGTAATTACAGTTTCTTTTTACCTGCCTAAACTCTACAATGAGGAAAACAGAATTGAGAATCTTGATCATTTTTGTGCTACTGATCAAATTAATTGGCGTAAGATCAATGATTTCTAGTGAGTTAAATATTCAAGGTTCATAAGCAAATGCAactttgtatataaatataatttgtaacTAAGCAAATACATACGGTTATTtgtacaaatattttaacaaagataattttctatAACAAAGATTTATAGACTCAAGGTTGCAAATTATTGGTCCTTGGAATTATTAAACCTTCTAATGTTATAGGCAAGATCTTTATCCTTCTTGTTAAATAGACTTGGACCAAAATTTAACTTTGATGACATGATAcagattatttatatatgtagtttataattttatagtaactactgtatattaataaatatttactaattttatctttttttttttttttttttttctaaacctgTGTTTGACAAGCCGTTTCTGTAAAGgtccaaatagtaaatatttcaggtctTATGGGACAATAGGACtataggccaaggcaggtggatcacctgaggtcagttcaaaaccagcctggccaacatggtgaaacctcattcttactaaaagtacaaaaattaaccaggtgtggtggcacacgcctgtagtcccagctgttcaggaggctgaggcaagagaatcatttgaacccactactcgagaggtggaagttgcagtgagccactgcactctagcctggtacAAGAGGGAAAGCTCCTACCCTGTTCCACCCTGTTTGCCTGGGGAGGGGGCCAGGTCTCAGGTAGTGAGCATGCTTTGTGCTCAGTTGTCATAAGCCGAGACAATCTCAGAAGGAGGGGCATGTGGCCACTGGGATAATTTTCACTCTCTGCTCCAGTGACACCCAGATTTCTGGCATGCCCTTTCCTCCTTATGGATAGCTCAGCTGTTTCAACTTGGGTGGCTAGCTGGAGGAGAGACAGCTCAGCAAGGCAGCTCACTTAATGTCCGGCACTTACCAACAGTGGAGTTCCCAACATGTAGGTCCCAAGGAGCCCAGGTCCTGGGCAGCTGCAAGTCATTGCCACCAGTTAGGGGAGGCAAGGACTAAGTGCAGAGTGAGGAAAAGGGGTATGAGGGGATACTGTAGCTTGGTCTTTGCAGCCTACAGTGCTAGCCTCCTCAAGAGGTGTTCATGGGCCATATAAAAATAGGCAGCAGACTGGATTTGGTCATAGTTTGCCCACACTTGCTTTAGCCTTTGGGCCTTCTCGCTTTGGGCCCTGCTTTGTGTGTCCCAGAGTAGTAATCCAAAGAAGGTATGTCTCAGGGTGGGTCTTTCTAGCTCTAATACTTCCCTTGCAGGATCAAACCAGAAGATGCCATGGACTTTGGCATCTCCCTTCTCTTCTATGGCCTCTACTATGGAGTTCTTGAACGGGACTTTGCAGAAATGTGTGCAGACTACATGGCATCTACCATAGGGGTGAGTTCATCCGGGTTCTTAAATACTTAATAGACTCTTGACACCTCCAAATTGTTCAAGTTGATGTCACTTGTTTAATGGACGAGAAAGGCACTAAGAGGTGAGATAAGCCAAATAAAATCCTTCAAGATGTGCGTATGCATGGACATTCCTTCCTTAAAGTTTGGAAAGcaacacagccataaaaaaggataaaaccaTGTCCGTTGCAGCAACATGCTAGCTGGAGGCCTTTAGTGTAAACCAgttaatgtaggaacagaaaaccaaatactgcatgttctttcttataagtgggaactaaacgttgggtattcatggacataaagatggcagcaatagacactgggggctactagaggaggagggagtggggacaACGGTTGAAAAACTatctgttgggtactatgctcactacatGGGCAACAGGATCATTCGTACCCCAGACCTCAGTATCACGCAGTATAcccatgaaacaaacctgcacatgtaccctctgaatctaaaataaaagttgaaattgttttaaaaaaaaattagccaaatctCAGATGTAactgtaatttttctctttaggGCCATTATAGGAAGGAGCCACTTTATCTAGCAGGAAGTTaacattcattcagtaaatactttgTAATGCCTGCTATGTGTCTAGACACATAGCTATGTGTCCGAATTACAAAAgtgtacaaaaataaacattgtttttGCCCAGATAAACTGGGTGGGAGAGATGGCTATTATAGTAACaaacacagataaaaataaaattacaactttAATAAGCATTATGTAGGAAAGGTTCATGATGCTGTGAACACATGTAGTAATGTCATTTGACCTAGTCTCGGGGCTCAAAGATGGCTTCCTTGAAAAAGTGACTATGAAGCTGACTTGAACAATGAGTAGGAGTTAAGTGGATGAAGTGAGAACCAGGCAGAGGAAAAGAGCATTCGTAAGAGTCCTATCATGGGAGATAGTGTGGGTGTTTTTGAGGAACTAAGACCAGTGCGGTTGTATGGCCAAGAAGTGTCTGGAGAAGTAGTGACTAGACTAGAAAAAAGCCTGTAGGCCAAATTaaggattttgatttttatactaaaaatcctgggaggggctgggcacagtggctccctttggaggccgaggcaggcagattgcttgagcccaggagttcaagaccagcctaagcaacatagtgagaccccatctttacaaaaaaatgagaaaaaaaaaaattagccgggcgtggtggcacatgcctgtagtcccagttacttcggagaccaaggtgggaggtcgcttgagcctaggagtttcaaGGCTGCCTTGAGCTTGTTTGTGCcaccaaactccagcctgggcaacagagcaagatgttgtctctaaataagtaaaaattcacAAAGTGTACAATAATCATGCAAAGGCACAACAATAAATGATGGGGCACAAAAGTGCCTAGTCCATATTTGGTTATTGTTTTTGAACTGCACAGTGGTAGGAGTTGCTCCTTACAATTTTTACTTTGTGAACTTTTATTCCTTGACTTAACCCACAACCACTACAACAACAGCCACTGTCACTCACTGCTTTACCAAAAATTGGGGAAGTTTTCATACTTGCTTTATTAATCTTTATGTGTAAAGCTACACATTTCATTTCaacatttaatattaaaagtgtTTTGAGTCTTTATTTAAGAGACAATTTGGTGTCTCTTAAATAGAGGTTTGGTGATGTCTTTGTGACAGAAATATGACACAGGAACTGAACTCATCAATTAGCCAGTGGTATAATTGGTTTTGTTATATGTCGTTTCAcgtaaagtcacagtttccaagaaacTATCAATGAAGTTAAGAGAGGACATACTGTATTGGAGAAGTATTTTGGAGGTAAGTTAACAGGACTTAGATATAGTTTGGTTCTGAAGACTGAagggaaaaatatgaaagaaatgtaGGTCTCTAAGCTGAGATTTCTGATTCGGCAACTGCTTGGATGGTAGTACCTTTCACTGAGATAGGAAATGCTGCAAGAGGAGCAGGTGGACATCACGAAGAGATGCTGAAATATGGGTAAATTAACAACCAATCTGAGAAACGCaagtaaatatttctatttttttttcagaatggaaatatatctttgttgttttgctgtttataaaagtaatatgttCTCTTTGTAATTATTTAAGCAATACAGAGGTGCTCTCTGTCTCAGTGTCATCCCCCAAGACCCCACCCCAAGAAGGAGTATTTCCATCACCTTGGGTAACTTTAATCTAGTACCGTTTAAGGCCAGGGACTTTGTCTCTCGGTATCATGggaatattctaatttttttctcgaCTGGATCAAATTGAAAACAGTACATTGGATCACTTTATAAACAGTTTATTAGGTTCCTTTTTGAACAACTGTCTTGTGTTTTACCTTCATTTCCCTCTTACCTATTTATGTAGACATTGGATCTTCCTTTAACCAGTTTACTCCCCAGAAGAGATTTCTAGACCATGTCACCATTTTCACCATTTtgaagtatacagttcagtgccTTAATTACATTTGCAGAATTCTGCAACATTGTCACTGTCTAATTCCAaaatttttcatcatcccaaacaaacTCTGCCCATTAAGCAGTAACTCCTCATTACCCCTCCCCGCAGCCCCTGGTTTACCTCTAATatactttccatctctatgaaCATGCCTGTTGTAGATATTtcttgtaaatggaatcatacaagatTTGTGCCTTtgtctctggcttctttcacttagcgtagtGTTTTCAGAGTTCATCTGTGTATAGAAtgtatcattcctttttatggctgagtagtattccattgtgtgtgacACCGCattcagtttattcatttatctgtcgATAggcacttgggttgtttccactttttggctactcTGAGTAATGCTGTGAGCACTGGCGTTTAAGTGTGTTTAGTCCCTAGTTCATATCTTTTGGGTTTTTACCGAGAATGGAATTGCTCAGTCAtttggtaattctatgtttaactttttgaggacaTGCCAAACTCTACTTTCTTAGTTATGATAATGCTTAAGTGAATACCTGTATTCGTGAAACTTTTTTGacacttccttttatttctttaaattcctTGAAGTGAGATTAATGGGTCAAAAGGTGCAACAGTTTGAGACACCATGCTAAATGCTATCCAAAAGGCTTGAACCCCTTTTGCTGCTGCCACAGATGTCTGAGAATGCCCTTGTCAccaaaccaacatggcacttaatatttcactgttttaaatgttGGAGAATGTTGCTCTCCATTTCTGATGGAACCATAGTCTAGCGACAGAATGGCTTGCCTGACACAGCTCCTGATCACCAGCCCCGagtccttctccctcctctttcccttaTCCTTTGGTGCTGATCTAGCCCAGTCTACAGGTCCTGTTACATCTAACTTCCCAACTGTCTCTAGTCCGGTCACTTCTCTCCATCTGCCCAGCAAAGATGATGTCATTTTGACTTGTAAAAGATGACCTTTtctaaacagttaaaaaaaaaaaaaaaaaaaaaaaagatgtcctcTAACTGTGGGCCTCCCCCTGCCACTGTGCCTCCTCTCTAGAAGTCCTGAGGCTTCTGTGGAACTTCCTACTTTGGCTGCTTCTCACAGCTTTTCCTATCTTTCCTTCCTGCtattctccttcagttctacaGCGAGTCGGGCATGCCTACCAAACATCTTTCAGACAgcgtgtgtgctgtgtgtgggcAGCAGATCTTTGTGGACGTCAGTGAAGAGGGGATCATTGAGAACACGTATAGGCTGTCCTGCAATCATGTGTATCctgcctcgagctcctgggccaCATCTCTCCTGCAACCTGCACACTCcagtgagggagagaaagggggTGGTCATGACCCTAGGTGTGCTGTCCAGACCCTTGAGTGTAGGAGAGCCACGAGAGGGCTGCCTTCCCTGCGCTTTCCCACAGATCAGAGCCACTCTTAGGTAAACAGTGGTTACAGCCTGGCTGAGTCTGAGAGGAACCTGAGGCTGTAGCTAGTGAGGCTATGCTAGCTGACCTGAGATCTGACCAGTCACAGGGGAAGAGGACCCTCTAATGGGATCCCTCAGTTTAGCATCAAATCCCCTATTCTGAATAACACTTCTAATATTTATCATGTATTTACCCAGCTCCCATTCTGTGCCTATGTTGAGAGAGCCATGTGTCGTCTCCATTTTGCCCCATAACAATCTTGTGAGACAGGGATCATTATCCTTACTTTACATgtgaggaaacaggttcagaCAGAGGGACTTGCCCAACATTACAGAGCTGATAAAGCGTGAAGGCAGGATTTGAATCTTTTAAAGACTGGCCTGGGGCTGGAGTGCCGCCCTGGCTCTCACCATTTCCCTTGACCAGCGGTGCTCAGCTTCCACGAGTTCTGCATCCGCGGCTGGTGCATCGTGGGAAAGAAGCAGACGTGTCCCTACTGCAAAGAGAAGGTAGACCTCAAGAGGATGTTCAGCAATCCGTATCCTTTATTGGGGTCCTTGTTGGGAGTGGGCTGTGGGAAGAAAGTACTGGACAGTGTGACCTGCATTTGGGTCCTCCTGGGGCCCTCACTTCTGCCCTCAACCTATTCTCAGCCTCCTTGCAGCCATTGTCACGGACAGATAGATTTGTGTCAGCCTTAGGCTGTGTTTTCTTACACTGGCAGTTCCTTCTTAGAGAATGTGTTACTGGAGGCCATCCCTGCATGTTAGTCGTGGGGAACTAGGatttctctctctacctctctcgGGGCTGCCCTGCCTCCCGTACCAGTCCCCTCTGTTTGCCTCCTGCATTCTCTGCGTTCAGCTCTACTCCAATGGACAGGctgtgaggaggaagaggagggggagggcaAAGTTGGGAGTAGGCTGAGTAGGAAGTGAGGCTGGGCCCTTCCAGAAAGCCTCCATTCCTCTAGGCTGTGGAGCAGCTGGAAGGTGGGGCAGACCCAGGGAGCCCCACCACCCATGCTAGATTACTCCTGGCAGCTCTTGCACAGAGCCTCTTTTCTTTAACACACTGACAGCTGGGAGAGGCCTCACGTCATGTATGGGCAACTGCTGGACTGGCTTCGATACTTGGTAGCCTGGCAGCCTGTCATCATTGGCCTAGTCCAAGGCATCAACTACATTCTGGGCCTGGAATAGTGACGAAGAGCATCAGTGGAGAACCCACCCCACACGCCGTGGAGCTCAGGGCACTCTCCTCCCTGCCCACAAAGACCTCCTGGGTGGGAAAGACTCAAAGGGGCGCTTGGGCCACTCAGGACCCCTCCGGTTGTGTCGGACTGGGGAGGGTTATGATGGAGACCCAGCCAGTGGGGCTATCAGCAGTGGggggctttttaaaagaaaactattttgatgaatatattttaaaaacttttttttttttttaaattgtggagcATAGGAATTGCCCCCCTCCAGGCTTCAACCTCCCTGCCTAAGCAGGGTGGGGGCACAGCCTTGACATTTTTGGTTTAAAGGAGCCTTCTCATCTCTGGCCGAGAACACTGCTGGGCTCCCAGGTAGCTGAAGACCTCAGCCCACCCATTCCCTTCTTCCCTGTGTGGGGCTCAAGCCTGGTGCACTTAGTATAGAAGAGCTAATGTACTCAGGCTGGTGCCATGGGTGAGCACTGAGGCCCCAAGtgtcctccctcccccactgTCTGGGACAACAGGACAGGTGTTGTGTCTGACTCTGTCTCCCCCTGTCCAGGAGCTATAGGCCGGTTGAGGCATGGAACCTTATCAGTGACTTGTCCAACAAGGGAAGCCTTGCGGCCTCAGAATTCATTGAAGATTTGTTTTGGGACAACTGGAAGAATCAGCACCATGGATACTTGCCTGTGGGCAGGGCTGTGGTCAGCCAAGAATAGAGGTCATATAGTTGGGCTGTGGGGCAATTGTTGGCAGCCATGACTGACGGCCCCTTGTGCAAGCTCATTCTTAAGTGGATCCTTCAGTGGAGTGGTGACACGTGCCAGCGGTCACTCTGCCACATCACTTCTTTCTTGAAAGCCTAAGAGTgcgtatgcatgtgtgtgtgtctgtgtgtgtgtgtgcacgtgatGCAGAAGAATATGACAGATGTCAACTTCTCCCTGTGTCAGATGATATGCCCTTGAAGCTGGCAGGGGATTCCCAGTCCAGGGAATATCCCTACATGATTTTTGTCATTCATGGGTCCTCCCTGGGCCTGCCAACAAGAGTGGTGGGTGGGTAGAGGGATAAGGCCCAAGTGAGTACAGGTTCTGAGAGAGGGCTTCTAGGAAGGCCCCAGCCCTAGTACTAGGCGACTTGAATAAAGTGGGAGGTCAAACATGAGCCTTTGGCATTGGGTTTCTAGGGAATATGACCCAGTAGGGCCTGCTCCTTCAAGGGCAGCAAGAACCAAGCAGGATGTTGTCACTGCCGTCTGAATAAAGCTCCATGAGCTGGGTTGGAAAGCTGAACATTTATCTTGCTTTCTTCTTCCCACCTCTTTCCCTGGGGTCTCCAGAGGTGTCTTGCCTTTGCT
The sequence above is a segment of the Theropithecus gelada isolate Dixy chromosome 14, Tgel_1.0, whole genome shotgun sequence genome. Coding sequences within it:
- the RNF121 gene encoding RING finger protein 121 isoform X2 yields the protein MRVEHARMHAKHRGHEAMHAEMVLILIATLVVAQLLLVQWKQRHPRSYNMVTLFQMWVVPLYFTVKLHWWRFLVIWILFSAVTAFVTFRATRKPLVQTTPRLVYKWFLLIYKISYATGIVGYMAVMFTLFGLNLLFKIKPEDAMDFGISLLFYGLYYGVLERDFAEMCADYMASTIGFYSESGMPTKHLSDSVCAVCGQQIFVDVSEEGIIENTYRLSCNHVFHEFCIRGWCIVGKKQTCPYCKEKVDLKRMFSNPWERPHVMYGQLLDWLRYLVAWQPVIIGLVQGINYILGLE
- the RNF121 gene encoding RING finger protein 121 isoform X1; the protein is MAAVVEVEVGGGAAGERELDEVDMSDLSPEEQWRVEHARMHAKHRGHEAMHAEMVLILIATLVVAQLLLVQWKQRHPRSYNMVTLFQMWVVPLYFTVKLHWWRFLVIWILFSAVTAFVTFRATRKPLVQTTPRLVYKWFLLIYKISYATGIVGYMAVMFTLFGLNLLFKIKPEDAMDFGISLLFYGLYYGVLERDFAEMCADYMASTIGFYSESGMPTKHLSDSVCAVCGQQIFVDVSEEGIIENTYRLSCNHVFHEFCIRGWCIVGKKQTCPYCKEKVDLKRMFSNPWERPHVMYGQLLDWLRYLVAWQPVIIGLVQGINYILGLE
- the RNF121 gene encoding RING finger protein 121 isoform X3, producing the protein MRVEHARMHAKHRGHEAMHAEMVLILIATLVVAQLLLVQWKQRHPRSYNMVTLFQMWVVPLYFTVKLHWWRFLVIWILFSAVTAFVTFRATRKPLVQTTPRLVYKWFLLIYKISYATGIVGYMAVMFTLFGLNLLFKIKPEDAMDFGISLLFYGLYYGVLERDFAEMCADYMASTIGRCSASTSSASAAGASWERSRRVPTAKRR